One genomic window of Candidatus Bathyarchaeia archaeon includes the following:
- the pcm gene encoding protein-L-isoaspartate O-methyltransferase, translated as MFFGSNSVDYVAERFRMVERYIRMGYVRAGWMERALKKVPRELFMPRELKRYAYEDEPYPIPGDGRQTISAPYTYALFYEPLELKRGDRFLEVGMGSGYGAALAYEVVGEEGLVVTVEINEETYRFGKENLIRAGYGKVVTVLGDGSKGYPPLAPYDKICVTAACPKIPEPLRLQLKAPGRLVAPVGPLNRWLGQDLTLMMKSGDGGISVKKLSKVIYVPLQGEFGWSKLSQS; from the coding sequence ATGTTTTTCGGTTCAAATTCGGTAGATTACGTAGCTGAAAGATTTCGAATGGTTGAGCGCTACATTAGGATGGGGTATGTGAGGGCTGGTTGGATGGAGAGGGCGTTGAAGAAGGTGCCTAGGGAGCTTTTTATGCCTCGGGAGTTGAAGCGTTACGCTTATGAGGATGAGCCTTACCCCATTCCAGGAGATGGGAGACAGACGATTTCAGCCCCTTACACCTACGCGCTGTTTTATGAGCCTTTGGAGTTGAAGAGGGGAGATCGGTTCTTGGAGGTGGGAATGGGGTCGGGTTACGGGGCCGCCTTAGCCTACGAGGTGGTTGGCGAGGAGGGACTGGTTGTAACCGTTGAGATAAATGAGGAAACCTACAGGTTCGGTAAGGAGAATCTTATCAGAGCCGGCTATGGAAAGGTGGTTACCGTTCTCGGCGATGGCTCTAAGGGGTATCCTCCACTAGCCCCATACGATAAGATTTGCGTGACAGCGGCTTGCCCGAAGATTCCTGAGCCTTTACGCTTACAGCTTAAGGCCCCAGGCAGATTAGTGGCCCCGGTCGGGCCTTTAAACCGATGGCTGGGCCAGGACCTAACACTTATGATGAAGAGTGGGGATGGTGGGATCTCTGTGAAGAAGCTCAGCAAGGTAATTTACGTTCCACTGCAAGGGGAGTTCGGATGGTCGAAGTTGAGTCAAAGCTAG
- a CDS encoding sugar phosphate isomerase/epimerase family protein — protein MQLAFETGSLATAGFSVEDYLKVASNLGFKYVEFWIDRGNLWPYTAGEKEKNRVRELLSSFGLEVVSTCPIPFSAERWEKFEFEFNLAHPVKEERKKAIEFIKDSVNLTRELGGCVMITLPGKVEQPSFMESQTSYRRYFEQAVESLKECAQLARDAGVTLGVENAVVGNFIDLPEEMLRLLEAVGSEYVKAYLDVANANVYHPPLEYIHALRGWLANCMHITDNDGSHAHHLPIGMGTIDFKTILRELKATGWDGYLIPEIFYNQDPVGGVKQSKDKLQELIEKL, from the coding sequence ATGCAGCTGGCGTTTGAAACTGGAAGCCTAGCTACGGCTGGGTTTTCGGTGGAGGACTATTTAAAGGTGGCTTCGAATCTAGGCTTCAAATATGTGGAGTTTTGGATTGACAGGGGCAACCTCTGGCCCTACACGGCCGGCGAAAAAGAGAAGAATCGGGTGAGAGAGCTTTTATCCAGCTTCGGCCTAGAGGTCGTGTCCACCTGTCCTATACCATTCTCAGCTGAGCGATGGGAGAAGTTTGAGTTTGAGTTTAACCTAGCTCACCCTGTCAAGGAGGAGAGGAAGAAAGCCATCGAGTTCATAAAGGACTCCGTAAACCTAACCAGAGAGCTGGGAGGTTGCGTGATGATCACCCTTCCAGGGAAGGTTGAGCAACCTAGCTTCATGGAGTCTCAGACCTCCTACCGAAGATATTTCGAGCAAGCCGTGGAAAGCCTAAAGGAATGCGCTCAACTCGCCAGGGATGCTGGAGTAACATTGGGCGTGGAAAACGCTGTGGTTGGAAACTTTATCGATCTACCCGAGGAGATGCTGAGACTCTTAGAAGCCGTTGGCTCCGAGTATGTGAAGGCTTACCTAGACGTGGCTAACGCCAACGTTTACCATCCACCGTTAGAATACATCCACGCCTTAAGGGGCTGGCTGGCCAATTGTATGCATATAACGGACAACGATGGAAGCCATGCACATCACCTACCCATCGGCATGGGAACCATCGACTTCAAAACAATCCTGAGGGAGTTGAAAGCCACCGGTTGGGACGGGTACCTGATCCCAGAGATCTTCTACAATCAAGACCCAGTAGGTGGAGTAAAACAATCCAAAGATAAACTTCAAGAATTGATCGAAAAACTCTAA